A window from Leptothermofonsia sichuanensis E412 encodes these proteins:
- a CDS encoding ABC transporter ATP-binding protein, which yields MVTYLSKFLYVISTRKVELLFLLFLFLSSSALDALGIGLIGPFMAMAVNPETIQRNTWLSTFYKYLGIVSTNQFIALLGLAIIIIFYFKSFFYFRIQEYVYKFCYAQQVKLRLRLMHTYLLLPYTFHLRTNSANIIQNIIHESGNFTYSIAIPLLNLISNSFVLFILLLLLARTDLLATLSILGLLLLAIYPFHYFRHKIESWGQENLDSLTETVRIVNHAIGGFKETKIFGCEPFFEEQLSAQTYKYARAASRFHAFQQLPRIVIEVMLMTFIVGFVSLSLVFAERTESLVSVLSIFAIASIRILPSANQVTTCLGSLRNSKPTLDKIYLDLKELENSEVVRYLKMSYGVTSDNSLKKISQSFNFLETKPQKFLNKIVFDKVSYCYPGAASNALKDVSLEIQKGESIALIGKSGAGKTSLVDVFLGLLIPQSGDIKADGVSIYRDLRAWQSLIGYIPQSIFLTDDTIEKNIAFGVPDALIDRERLDRAIALSQLSDLIQQLPDGVQTMVGERGTRLSGGQRQRIGIARALYHEREILVLDEATSALDNETEKLISESIRALSGTKTMIIIAHRLTTVEHCDRVYEMDKGEIIKSGSYQEVVLGQKNIKSL from the coding sequence ATGGTGACATATCTATCAAAATTTCTATACGTCATATCAACTCGAAAAGTTGAACTTCTATTTTTACTGTTTCTTTTTCTATCCAGCTCTGCATTAGATGCCTTAGGTATTGGACTTATTGGTCCGTTCATGGCTATGGCAGTGAATCCAGAGACAATTCAACGAAACACCTGGTTATCTACTTTCTATAAATATTTAGGAATAGTTAGCACTAACCAGTTTATTGCTCTTTTAGGATTAGCAATTATCATTATTTTCTACTTCAAATCTTTTTTTTATTTTCGAATTCAGGAGTACGTGTATAAGTTTTGTTATGCTCAACAAGTTAAGTTAAGACTCAGGCTTATGCACACCTATCTCCTGCTACCTTATACCTTTCATCTGAGAACAAATTCAGCAAATATAATACAAAATATTATCCATGAGTCTGGAAACTTCACCTATTCAATTGCAATTCCTCTCCTGAATTTAATTTCAAATTCCTTTGTTTTGTTCATCCTTCTTTTACTATTAGCTCGAACTGACCTGTTGGCGACATTAAGCATCTTAGGTCTACTTTTACTGGCTATTTATCCTTTTCACTACTTCAGGCATAAAATCGAAAGTTGGGGTCAGGAAAATCTTGATTCTTTGACGGAAACGGTACGAATTGTAAATCATGCTATTGGTGGATTTAAGGAAACAAAGATATTTGGATGTGAACCTTTTTTTGAAGAGCAACTAAGTGCTCAAACCTATAAGTATGCAAGAGCAGCGAGTCGATTCCATGCATTTCAGCAACTTCCACGCATCGTGATCGAAGTGATGCTCATGACATTTATAGTCGGCTTTGTTTCGCTGTCTCTGGTTTTTGCTGAACGGACTGAAAGTCTGGTTTCAGTGCTGAGCATATTTGCGATCGCTTCAATTCGTATTCTACCTTCTGCAAATCAGGTTACAACTTGTTTGGGTTCCCTTCGTAACTCCAAGCCTACCCTGGATAAAATTTATTTAGATCTTAAAGAGCTGGAGAATTCAGAAGTAGTTCGTTATCTAAAAATGTCCTATGGAGTAACATCGGATAACTCACTTAAAAAAATCTCTCAAAGCTTTAATTTCTTGGAAACAAAGCCTCAAAAATTTCTCAACAAAATAGTTTTTGATAAAGTAAGCTACTGTTATCCTGGAGCTGCTTCAAATGCATTGAAAGACGTTTCCCTGGAAATCCAGAAGGGTGAATCTATCGCTTTAATTGGAAAGTCAGGGGCTGGTAAAACCAGTTTAGTAGATGTTTTTCTGGGGTTACTGATTCCTCAGTCTGGAGACATCAAGGCTGACGGTGTTTCAATTTATCGTGATCTCAGAGCCTGGCAAAGTTTAATTGGTTATATTCCCCAGTCTATTTTTCTAACTGACGACACAATCGAGAAAAATATTGCTTTTGGCGTTCCTGATGCCCTGATTGATCGGGAAAGATTAGACCGAGCAATCGCCCTTTCTCAGCTCTCAGATTTGATTCAGCAATTGCCAGATGGTGTTCAAACGATGGTTGGTGAACGCGGAACCCGATTATCTGGAGGGCAGCGTCAAAGGATTGGGATTGCTCGTGCGCTCTACCACGAACGAGAAATTTTGGTTTTAGACGAGGCAACGTCCGCTTTGGATAATGAAACGGAGAAGTTAATTAGCGAGTCGATCCGAGCATTAAGTGGTACGAAAACAATGATTATTATTGCCCACCGTCTGACCACAGTTGAGCATTGCGATCGCGTCTATGAAATGGATAAGGGGGAAATTATAAAGTCTGGTAGCTATCAAGAAGTGGTTTTGGGTCAGAAAAATATAAAATCCTTATGA
- a CDS encoding glycosyltransferase family 4 protein, whose product MKVLHLSTSDIDNGGARAAYRLHQGLQALQCDSQMLVRAKFSSDDSVTAERSLITKLGPPASSLPLRFYPQRNATMFSPQWFPDVITARARQIDPDIVHLHWVCNGFLQIESLPRFAKPLVWTLHDMWPFTGGCDYVRDCTHYQKSCGSCPQLGSNRSRDLSRQVWQRKVKAWKNINLVIVATSRWMADCACSSSLFQDRRIEVIPLGLDTEKYKPINQRIARELLNLPQEKPLVLFGAINATSDQRKGFHLLSDALKCLGQTGWADQLEVIVFGSSKPATSVDLGFKAHYLGRLHDDLSLALAYSASDVMVTPSIQEAFGQTASEALSCGTPVVAFNTTGLQDIVDHQLNGFLATPFEVEDLAKGIVWVLEDSDRHQKLRFQARQKSLREFASQTQAQRYLSLYQEILEL is encoded by the coding sequence ATGAAAGTCTTACATCTCAGTACATCGGATATTGACAACGGAGGCGCACGAGCGGCTTACAGACTGCATCAGGGGTTGCAGGCGCTTCAATGTGACTCACAGATGTTAGTGAGAGCAAAATTTAGCTCCGATGACAGCGTAACCGCAGAACGCTCCCTGATAACCAAGCTGGGTCCCCCCGCATCCAGCCTGCCCCTGCGATTTTATCCCCAACGCAATGCCACGATGTTCTCACCTCAGTGGTTTCCAGATGTCATCACGGCCAGAGCCAGGCAAATTGACCCAGATATCGTCCATCTGCACTGGGTGTGTAACGGCTTTCTCCAGATCGAGTCCCTTCCTCGATTTGCGAAACCGCTGGTGTGGACTCTTCATGATATGTGGCCTTTCACAGGCGGATGTGATTATGTGCGAGACTGCACGCACTACCAAAAGTCCTGTGGCTCCTGTCCTCAACTGGGTAGTAATCGTTCGAGGGACTTATCCCGCCAGGTCTGGCAACGGAAAGTAAAAGCCTGGAAAAACATTAACCTGGTCATAGTCGCCACTTCCAGATGGATGGCAGATTGTGCTTGTTCCAGTTCTCTGTTCCAGGATCGGCGGATTGAGGTCATTCCTCTGGGGCTGGATACTGAAAAATACAAACCAATTAACCAACGAATTGCAAGGGAACTGCTTAATCTTCCCCAGGAAAAGCCACTTGTTCTGTTTGGAGCCATTAATGCGACGTCAGATCAGCGAAAAGGCTTCCACTTACTCTCAGATGCTTTGAAATGTTTGGGTCAAACAGGTTGGGCAGATCAGTTAGAAGTAATTGTCTTTGGCTCTTCCAAACCTGCAACATCAGTTGATCTGGGCTTTAAAGCTCACTACTTAGGGCGGTTACACGATGACCTATCCCTGGCACTTGCTTACTCAGCATCAGATGTTATGGTAACGCCCTCGATTCAGGAAGCCTTTGGTCAGACTGCATCTGAGGCACTCTCCTGCGGTACACCAGTAGTGGCATTTAACACGACTGGTCTACAGGATATCGTTGATCATCAACTCAATGGTTTTCTAGCAACTCCTTTTGAGGTAGAAGACCTGGCGAAAGGAATTGTTTGGGTATTAGAAGACAGCGATCGCCATCAAAAACTGCGTTTTCAAGCACGACAGAAAAGTTTGCGAGAATTCGCCTCGCAAACGCAGGCTCAGCGATATTTATCCTTGTATCAAGAAATTTTGGAGTTATAG
- a CDS encoding NAD-dependent epimerase/dehydratase family protein, with the protein MKFLVTGGAGFIGKWLIEKLPANAEVVVIDSLDAQVHRTSQDFSPELKARAKCIQVDVQDIERHREAVEGTDVVIHLASQTGTGQSMYEISRYVQHNANGTARLLELISSLEQKPQRIILSSSRAVYGDGAYTDGNRVYYPKGRRLEDLQKGIWEVCSENGEPLKPLPMEESHLPKPTSVYGLTKLWQEQLLQNYCENQGIDLVTLRFQNVYGPKQELGNPYTGIIGIFTNAIVQGNSLEVFEDGQMTRDFVFVEDVVDAVVRCATHQETLSAVINVGTGQAVTLLDVIHAIAELVDKSVNYTISGRFRVGDIRHAVADMSAYERLFGSWKPTPLKAGLAQYLEWYLGQKPLSPAVLQASLKEMERTGLLLTKQS; encoded by the coding sequence ATGAAATTTCTAGTGACTGGTGGCGCGGGTTTTATCGGTAAGTGGCTGATTGAGAAGTTGCCCGCCAATGCTGAGGTGGTTGTCATTGATTCCCTTGATGCTCAGGTTCATCGGACTTCTCAGGACTTTTCACCTGAACTGAAAGCCCGGGCAAAATGTATTCAGGTCGATGTTCAGGACATTGAACGTCATCGGGAAGCGGTGGAAGGAACTGATGTCGTTATTCATCTGGCATCTCAGACTGGCACCGGGCAATCAATGTATGAAATCAGCCGCTATGTGCAGCATAATGCAAATGGCACGGCCAGACTGCTGGAACTGATTTCGAGCCTGGAGCAGAAGCCCCAACGGATTATTCTGTCTTCCAGTCGGGCAGTTTATGGGGATGGGGCATATACAGACGGCAATAGGGTTTACTATCCTAAGGGACGGCGGTTAGAAGACTTACAGAAGGGGATTTGGGAAGTATGCAGTGAAAATGGTGAGCCGTTGAAACCGCTGCCTATGGAGGAAAGCCATCTACCCAAGCCAACCTCCGTGTATGGGTTGACAAAACTCTGGCAGGAGCAGTTACTCCAGAATTACTGCGAAAACCAGGGTATTGATCTGGTCACGCTCCGGTTTCAGAATGTCTATGGACCCAAACAGGAATTGGGCAACCCCTATACAGGTATCATCGGTATCTTTACCAATGCGATCGTCCAGGGCAATTCCTTAGAAGTGTTTGAAGATGGTCAGATGACACGGGACTTTGTCTTTGTTGAAGATGTCGTTGATGCGGTTGTGCGCTGTGCCACCCATCAAGAGACACTTTCAGCTGTCATTAATGTGGGTACCGGGCAGGCGGTAACCCTGCTGGACGTAATCCACGCGATCGCGGAACTGGTTGATAAATCGGTTAATTACACGATTTCAGGGCGCTTCCGAGTTGGGGATATTCGGCACGCCGTGGCGGATATGAGTGCCTATGAAAGGCTGTTCGGCTCGTGGAAGCCGACTCCGCTTAAGGCAGGGCTGGCCCAATATCTGGAATGGTATCTGGGTCAGAAACCCCTGAGTCCAGCCGTTCTTCAAGCTTCCTTGAAAGAAATGGAGCGCACAGGTCTGTTGCTCACAAAGCAGAGTTAA
- a CDS encoding glycosyltransferase produces MEPFSHLFLTKFNVRSFHDLRPGCEPSWLENRFELFDQYCFPSVYKQSNQNFKWLVFFDVDTPEVFKRKISQYSEQWENFVPVYLDCPLPYGQFPDEVRDVVRNYIPADCEYLITTWLDNDDAIHKDYVQMIQDNFNHQDGETINFIFGYQLAQGKLYFDFEVANHFISLIEKYDPGSFKTCLCRPHKELYEVCKSAKKILCKPVWIEVVHGSNYMNVYRRGFRVPAGKILEEFSIQSEAPPDKDQTIPFLVEQARISVFFPYYFLRKVFLRIKHNQLDELGMSRFALRNY; encoded by the coding sequence ATGGAACCATTTAGTCATTTATTCTTAACTAAGTTCAACGTCAGAAGTTTTCACGACCTCAGACCAGGATGTGAACCTTCCTGGCTGGAAAACCGATTTGAACTCTTTGATCAGTACTGTTTTCCATCGGTTTATAAGCAGTCTAACCAGAACTTTAAGTGGTTAGTTTTTTTCGATGTGGATACTCCTGAGGTATTTAAGCGGAAAATCTCCCAGTATTCTGAACAATGGGAAAACTTTGTTCCCGTTTACCTGGATTGCCCTTTGCCCTATGGACAGTTTCCTGATGAGGTGAGGGATGTTGTCCGAAATTACATTCCAGCAGATTGTGAGTACCTGATTACAACCTGGCTCGATAACGATGATGCCATCCACAAAGACTATGTCCAGATGATTCAGGACAACTTCAACCACCAGGATGGGGAAACGATTAATTTCATCTTTGGCTATCAACTGGCTCAAGGCAAGCTTTATTTTGATTTTGAAGTGGCTAACCACTTCATCAGTTTGATTGAGAAGTATGATCCTGGCTCGTTTAAGACCTGTCTGTGCAGACCTCATAAAGAACTTTATGAAGTTTGTAAATCTGCCAAAAAGATTTTGTGTAAGCCAGTCTGGATAGAAGTTGTGCATGGCTCTAACTACATGAATGTTTATCGCAGGGGCTTCAGAGTGCCTGCTGGCAAGATTCTGGAAGAGTTTTCTATTCAATCGGAGGCTCCGCCTGATAAAGACCAGACCATTCCCTTTCTGGTTGAACAGGCCAGGATATCAGTATTTTTTCCCTATTACTTCCTGAGAAAGGTGTTTCTCAGAATCAAGCACAATCAGCTTGACGAACTTGGTATGAGCCGCTTTGCGCTTAGAAATTACTGA
- a CDS encoding NAD-dependent epimerase/dehydratase family protein: MLTIGVVGASGFVGSRAVEMLHDEGMLVRPIGRSTDSLTRFASMNLEGYVANAFDQAALEKAFRGCDVVIHSVLGSPGLIRGSVPPAYQAAQKAGVRRLIYLSSMIVHTSAPAPGTTESSPLVENQPGFPTHVAKIDAERRLLRLRQKGTVEVVIFRPGIVFGPRSRWVADLASQLSQGTACFINGGKGICNTVYVDNLVYAIQLAMTANDVDGEAFFVGDRERVTWFDFYRPFAEALGVDPYQIPDVAVPEFTHSWKQQTLDRIRNSELVQKAVALVPGDWKRTVKNLVPKRNRLPTEPPQTVSSVPQPVVSEMMAILQQSQYQLPFDKANRLLGYEPVVSFDEGCRRSIEWLADCRDISKPDSAILNP, encoded by the coding sequence ATGCTAACCATTGGCGTTGTCGGAGCCAGCGGCTTTGTGGGCAGCCGGGCAGTTGAAATGCTGCACGACGAGGGAATGCTTGTTCGTCCCATCGGGCGCAGTACCGATAGCCTGACACGCTTTGCTTCCATGAACTTAGAGGGGTATGTTGCCAATGCCTTTGACCAGGCAGCGCTGGAAAAAGCTTTCCGAGGCTGTGACGTGGTTATTCACTCAGTCCTGGGCAGTCCCGGACTGATTCGAGGAAGTGTTCCCCCTGCCTATCAGGCGGCGCAGAAGGCAGGGGTCCGTCGCCTCATCTATCTCAGTTCAATGATTGTCCATACCTCCGCTCCTGCTCCTGGTACAACTGAGTCCAGCCCACTGGTTGAGAACCAGCCTGGTTTTCCCACCCACGTTGCCAAAATCGATGCGGAGCGCAGGCTACTGCGGTTACGCCAAAAGGGAACGGTTGAAGTGGTTATTTTCAGACCAGGGATTGTGTTTGGACCGCGATCGCGCTGGGTTGCAGATTTAGCCAGCCAGCTTTCCCAGGGAACTGCCTGTTTCATTAACGGGGGCAAAGGCATCTGTAACACGGTCTATGTAGACAATCTGGTTTATGCCATTCAGTTAGCCATGACGGCGAACGATGTGGATGGAGAGGCATTTTTTGTTGGCGATCGCGAACGAGTGACCTGGTTCGACTTTTACCGCCCGTTTGCGGAAGCGCTGGGCGTTGATCCATATCAAATTCCTGATGTAGCCGTGCCTGAGTTTACCCATAGCTGGAAGCAACAGACCCTGGATCGGATCCGGAACTCTGAACTGGTTCAGAAGGCAGTAGCGCTTGTACCAGGCGATTGGAAGCGAACAGTCAAGAATTTAGTGCCAAAACGGAATAGACTGCCCACTGAACCCCCTCAAACGGTTTCCTCGGTTCCTCAGCCAGTGGTGTCTGAAATGATGGCGATTCTACAACAGTCCCAGTACCAGCTACCCTTTGATAAGGCAAACAGGTTACTGGGTTATGAACCCGTTGTCTCCTTCGATGAAGGTTGCCGTCGCTCAATCGAATGGCTGGCGGACTGCCGTGATATTAGTAAACCTGATTCAGCAATCCTGAATCCCTAA
- a CDS encoding GMC oxidoreductase translates to MMIDARSLPADEVLETQVCIVGAGPAGITIAREFANQDIQVCLVESGGADYDDKIQTLCEGTVVGDRYPVVRETRRRQLGGTAHCWEGQSGYQQYGWRCLPLDEIDFEQRDWVPHSGWPLTRADLDPFYERAQAVCQIGPYAYKVEDWQDQRAKPLPFKSDRLTTSISQYGLRYPFTEQYPRELNQASNITTLLYASVVEIETDETTQTVTRLRVMGWQDRQFWLKAKIVILATGGLENARLLLASNQQQPAGLGNQHDVVGRYFMDRPILSCTLVPYSRRVFEQTDLYDIYVTQGVPVMARVQVAESVMRQEHLLNNGAQLFPRPLEHQRQATLSLRSLLSELKQGKFSQESCKHLQVALRGSDYILAAAFWSAVRQIPSLRRGDWSYLPLEKRRFSQFEIFYQIEQVPDPNNRVILSQERDCLGQPKVEIHWRLNEIDIQNAIRVQEIWAEEFAKAGIGDLQFTRDWSKQKFEKPAMHHHLGTTRMHHDPRQGVVDVNCKVHGISNLFVAGSSVFPTSGYANPTLTIVALSLRLADHVKTLIN, encoded by the coding sequence ATGATGATTGATGCCCGATCGCTCCCTGCCGATGAAGTCTTAGAAACCCAGGTTTGTATTGTTGGGGCAGGTCCTGCTGGAATCACCATTGCCCGCGAGTTTGCCAACCAGGACATTCAGGTTTGCCTGGTGGAAAGTGGTGGTGCAGATTACGATGACAAGATTCAGACTCTGTGTGAAGGCACAGTAGTTGGCGATCGCTATCCGGTAGTGCGCGAAACCCGGCGGCGGCAATTGGGGGGAACGGCTCATTGCTGGGAAGGACAGAGTGGCTACCAGCAATATGGCTGGCGCTGTCTGCCTCTGGACGAGATTGATTTTGAGCAACGAGACTGGGTACCTCATAGCGGTTGGCCCCTGACTCGAGCCGATCTTGACCCCTTCTATGAACGGGCACAGGCAGTTTGCCAGATCGGACCCTACGCCTACAAGGTTGAAGATTGGCAGGATCAACGGGCAAAGCCTCTGCCATTTAAGAGCGATCGCCTGACGACCAGCATCAGCCAGTATGGGCTGCGTTACCCGTTTACAGAACAGTACCCCAGAGAACTCAATCAAGCCAGCAATATCACCACACTTTTATACGCCAGTGTGGTCGAGATTGAAACTGACGAAACCACCCAAACGGTAACTCGCCTGCGCGTCATGGGGTGGCAAGATCGGCAGTTTTGGCTGAAGGCAAAGATTGTCATCCTGGCAACCGGTGGGTTGGAAAATGCTCGTCTGTTACTGGCATCAAATCAGCAGCAACCAGCGGGGTTGGGGAACCAGCATGATGTAGTCGGTCGTTATTTTATGGATCGACCGATTTTGAGCTGCACCCTGGTGCCCTATAGCCGTCGGGTATTTGAGCAAACAGATTTATATGATATCTACGTCACCCAGGGAGTACCCGTGATGGCACGGGTTCAGGTGGCAGAGTCGGTGATGCGGCAGGAGCATTTGCTTAATAATGGAGCACAACTTTTTCCACGCCCGCTGGAGCATCAACGACAGGCGACTCTTTCGCTGCGATCGCTGCTTTCCGAACTCAAACAGGGCAAATTTTCCCAGGAGAGCTGCAAGCATTTACAAGTGGCTCTGCGCGGTAGTGACTATATTCTGGCGGCGGCTTTCTGGTCCGCTGTCAGACAAATTCCATCCCTGCGCCGGGGAGACTGGTCCTACTTACCCTTAGAAAAACGCCGTTTCTCCCAATTTGAAATCTTTTACCAGATTGAGCAGGTACCCGATCCCAACAATCGAGTCATCCTGAGCCAGGAACGGGACTGCCTCGGTCAGCCGAAGGTAGAAATTCACTGGCGCTTGAATGAAATCGATATTCAGAATGCGATTCGGGTTCAGGAAATCTGGGCAGAGGAGTTTGCTAAAGCCGGGATCGGTGACCTGCAATTTACCAGAGATTGGTCCAAACAAAAATTTGAGAAACCAGCCATGCACCACCACCTGGGCACAACCCGGATGCATCATGATCCCCGACAGGGAGTTGTCGATGTTAACTGCAAGGTGCATGGCATCTCTAACCTCTTTGTAGCCGGGAGTTCCGTTTTCCCCACCTCTGGGTATGCCAACCCCACCCTGACGATTGTTGCGTTGTCTCTGCGTTTAGCCGACCATGTCAAAACGTTAATAAACTAA
- a CDS encoding PIG-L deacetylase family protein, translated as MLQSVFFQKGKEPLRQVLCVGAHSDDIEIGCGGTVLKLMDAVPDLSIYWVVLSGSGDRRAEALASANAFLHSASHKTILVEDFKDTFFPYIGAEIKEYFRWLGKEVSPDLILTHYRQDLHQDHRLVSELTWNTFRNHLILEYEIPKYDGDIGNPNCFVHLSEEICNRKIDYLFEHFGSQSNKSWFCPELFRSTLRLRGMESNSPSKYAEAFYCRKMVF; from the coding sequence ATGCTTCAGTCAGTATTTTTTCAAAAAGGAAAAGAACCTTTGCGTCAGGTGTTGTGTGTTGGTGCTCACAGCGACGATATTGAGATTGGTTGTGGCGGTACAGTCCTGAAGCTAATGGATGCGGTTCCTGACTTGAGTATTTACTGGGTTGTGCTGAGTGGTTCAGGCGATCGCCGTGCAGAAGCCTTAGCCAGTGCCAATGCCTTTTTACATTCCGCCTCCCATAAAACGATCCTGGTTGAGGACTTTAAGGATACCTTCTTCCCCTATATAGGAGCGGAAATCAAGGAGTACTTCAGATGGCTGGGGAAGGAAGTCTCGCCGGATCTGATCCTGACCCACTATCGGCAGGATTTACACCAGGATCATCGCCTGGTTTCTGAACTGACCTGGAATACTTTTCGCAATCATCTGATCCTGGAGTATGAAATTCCCAAGTACGACGGTGATATCGGAAATCCCAATTGTTTTGTGCATTTGAGCGAAGAAATCTGTAATCGAAAAATCGATTATTTGTTTGAGCATTTTGGGAGTCAGTCAAACAAAAGCTGGTTTTGCCCGGAGTTGTTCCGCTCTACCCTGCGGCTGCGCGGCATGGAGTCTAACTCCCCCAGTAAGTATGCGGAAGCCTTTTATTGCCGGAAGATGGTGTTTTGA
- a CDS encoding glycosyltransferase family 2 protein — MPKVSIIVVNYNYARYLDERIQSFLNQTYQDFELILIDNGSTDNSAQIINQYKEDKRVRVELFSDNIHPFLRWNRAVESIKSEYIVIAAADDSCDPRLLEKLVEKLDANPSVGLAFAQSWEVDSHGKRLRSCKETTDHLDLERWSQDFIDKGINECQYLFLQCTIPNPSGALLRREIFDQAGRLSTQMRMCSDWLLWAKMLTISDIAFVAEPLNYYRESTGGISLRQSVEGSIRETEETLKVLLYFREAGIPSPNNFCEKKYYPLLRDWLKMLSFKHPSFRANLRILRLFQRMGLRTNYQLLKYIISEVLQRKVSNTYRKIPSFKREHEHTADLSQ, encoded by the coding sequence ATGCCGAAAGTTAGCATAATCGTTGTTAATTACAACTATGCCAGATATTTAGACGAGCGAATCCAAAGTTTTTTGAATCAAACTTATCAAGACTTTGAGTTGATCCTTATTGATAATGGCTCAACTGATAACAGTGCACAAATTATTAATCAATACAAAGAAGACAAAAGAGTTAGGGTAGAACTCTTCTCCGATAATATTCATCCATTCTTGCGCTGGAACCGTGCGGTGGAATCAATCAAGAGTGAGTATATAGTCATTGCTGCAGCTGACGACAGTTGCGATCCGCGACTGTTGGAAAAGCTGGTTGAAAAACTGGATGCAAATCCTTCTGTTGGTCTGGCGTTCGCCCAGTCCTGGGAGGTAGATAGTCACGGAAAACGATTACGTTCATGCAAGGAAACTACTGATCACTTAGACCTAGAGCGATGGTCTCAAGATTTCATCGATAAGGGTATAAATGAGTGCCAATATCTGTTTCTGCAATGCACCATTCCTAATCCAAGTGGTGCGTTATTGCGCAGAGAAATCTTTGACCAGGCTGGAAGACTCAGTACACAAATGCGCATGTGTTCAGATTGGTTGCTGTGGGCTAAGATGCTGACAATATCAGACATTGCATTTGTCGCCGAGCCGTTGAACTATTATCGTGAGTCTACTGGTGGCATCAGTTTACGGCAAAGTGTTGAAGGCAGCATAAGAGAAACAGAAGAAACCTTGAAAGTCTTGCTTTACTTTCGTGAAGCAGGGATACCATCTCCCAATAATTTTTGTGAGAAGAAATATTACCCGCTGCTGAGAGACTGGTTAAAAATGCTGTCTTTTAAACATCCATCTTTTCGTGCGAATCTGAGAATTTTAAGACTATTCCAGCGTATGGGCTTACGTACAAACTATCAACTTCTCAAATATATTATTTCTGAGGTCTTACAACGAAAAGTGAGCAACACTTATCGAAAAATACCCAGCTTTAAACGGGAACATGAACATACAGCCGATCTAAGTCAGTAA
- a CDS encoding glucose-1-phosphate cytidylyltransferase, which produces MKVVLFCGGYGTRLREYSEAIPKPMVEIGYRPILWHLMRYYAHFGHKDFILCLGYKGDYIKNYFLKYNECLSNNFTLSGGGKNIHLHTSDIEDWTITFVDTGLNSNLGERLVAVKPYLAGEESFLVNYADGLTDLDLNQYLDYFYKQDKVASFLAVQPSQSFHVISWNENELVESIQPVSASGMWINGGFFAFKQAIFDFIRDKEELVVEPFQRLIQKQELIAYKNQGFWACMDTFKEKMVFDEMYAKGNTPWAVWESSSKLSSNIGRLKTKFPHNTQDPFSEIKSIAS; this is translated from the coding sequence ATGAAAGTTGTTTTATTTTGTGGTGGTTATGGTACCCGTTTAAGGGAATACTCTGAGGCAATTCCAAAACCAATGGTTGAGATTGGCTACCGCCCAATCCTCTGGCATCTGATGCGGTATTATGCTCATTTTGGTCATAAGGATTTTATTTTATGCCTTGGCTATAAGGGAGATTACATCAAAAATTACTTCCTTAAGTACAATGAGTGTTTATCCAATAATTTCACTCTATCGGGTGGAGGAAAAAACATCCATCTGCATACAAGTGATATAGAAGACTGGACAATTACCTTCGTTGATACCGGGTTAAATTCTAACCTTGGAGAGCGACTGGTGGCAGTAAAGCCCTACTTAGCTGGGGAAGAATCTTTCCTGGTGAACTATGCCGATGGTCTTACCGATCTTGATCTTAATCAATATCTTGACTACTTTTATAAACAAGACAAAGTTGCTAGTTTTCTGGCTGTACAACCGTCTCAATCTTTTCATGTTATTTCGTGGAACGAAAATGAACTTGTAGAAAGCATTCAACCGGTCAGTGCATCAGGCATGTGGATCAACGGTGGTTTCTTTGCCTTTAAGCAGGCAATTTTTGATTTTATCCGCGACAAAGAAGAACTGGTAGTTGAACCGTTCCAGCGCCTCATTCAAAAACAGGAACTAATAGCATACAAGAATCAAGGTTTCTGGGCATGTATGGATACCTTTAAGGAAAAGATGGTGTTTGATGAGATGTATGCGAAAGGAAATACTCCCTGGGCGGTTTGGGAATCTTCCTCAAAGCTGTCCAGCAATATTGGAAGGTTAAAGACAAAATTTCCCCACAATACTCAAGACCCATTTAGTGAAATAAAGTCGATTGCAAGCTGA